The DNA window AGAGATGCATTAAACAACACTTGAACGGTGCTCGATCCCTTTTTGCCCAGGCTGGTCTGTGACCCCAATTCCCTTATTCTGCGTTCAAGCCATGGGATTTCACAATGTAGAACTCCTAAGTTGTAACATCCTATACCTGTGAGCAAAAACTATAATTACTACTGGATGGTcagtgggctcctctctcctcttctgtcAGTTTGCAGATGTTTCTTTGTGGAATTCTGTCATTCCATGTCCTGCCCTTGAGGCCGCGTCCATCTGACCTTGGCAGAAGCTTGGATGAGTTGGTTCTTGGGTGATTTACATGAAATGTGGGGGTCAGGGCATTTGTCAGATGTGAGGAAAGCACTGGAGAGGTGGGGTGTCATCAGTGAGGTCACCCTGTGTCCCTTGGGGGCTGTGGTTTGTGGGTGAGTTGTTTAGAGGGGCCCCATTCCCCCTCAGCCctgtggggctgctctgggctgtgcagccgTGCCGGGTGTGAGGGGCTGCCCCTTCAATCCCATTCATTCCTTCCAGCCTCACTGCCAGCTCACTGAGCCTGTCTTTGAGCCTGGCCTTTGTCACTGGCTGTGCTCTGGTGTCAGCAAGTTCACCCTTTGGGGTCACAGGGCTTGTGCTCTGGTAAAAGACGAGCGTCCACAGAAGACTGTGTGCTGGGTGTGAGGGGCTTCTCCTTCCATTTTGTTGGATTCCTGTCCAGCTttctcccagctcacacagccTGGTTTTAGGCTCAGCCTTGCCCACTGGGTGTGCTCTCTGGGGGCCTGGTTTCCTCTACTGTTGCTAAGGTTGTATCTGAGTGTATGAGGTTCAGCTGACAAGAGTTCTGCAGgtgtggcttctgtgagaaggttCCAGAAGCTTCCCTGGTGTCTGACACAGCAAGTTCCCACTGGCTCCATGTTGGATCAGCCGCTGGACAAAGCAGAGGCAATCGTGGATGATGCAGCGATTCTGTGATCACAGCCTGTTCTGGAAGGGACACAATTAGTGctcaagaggagctggaagagaggagagaaaacatggGAGAGGAAGAAGTCTGGGGTGATGAagggcagtgcagagggaggggaggaggtgggcCAGGGGCTGTAGCAGAATGTGCTGTGCATCCCGTGGAGCAGAGCATGGTGGGTGAGGCTGTCTCCCcgcagcccctggaggagcagggtggagcagagatgcagctgcagcccctggaggagctgccagcagagccagggaatgCCCAAAGAGGCTGTGAGGCCGTGAGGAGGGCGAggtggagcaggctcctggcaggacctgtggccccatggagagaggagcccaccaTGGAGGAGGTTTGTTGGCAGAACTTGGGAGCCCCTCCAGAGCCACGTTGGAGCAGCGTGTTCCTAAGGCCTGAGCCCGTgggagggagccaggctggagccgTTTGTATGGAaatgcagcccatgggaaggccCCCGTTGGAGACTGTGTGTGTGGGAtggagcccacgctggagcaggggcagagtgtgaggaggaaggaagagcaaaaccaaGGTGGGATGAACTGAGCCCAAGCCACCTTGTCCATCACCCTGAGCCACTTGGGGAGAGGGGGCAGAGAACTggggagtgaagttgagcctggcTGAAGGGAGGGGTGAAGGAAGGGTAtttatggtttggttttctgtccCATTATCTTACTTGGAGGTTTGATTTTTAAGGAATGAAATGAATTTCCCTAAgtggagtctgttttgcccacaaTGGTGATTGGTGACTGAACTCTCTTGTTCTTAACTCCACTCAAGAgcctttttccatcttcttctctgttttgtgcactggagggaagggactgAGAGATGGGCTCGGTGGGCACTTGGTTTCGTGCAGAGATCAACCCCACAGAGCCCCAAGttgtcagcagagcagggtcccAGCCTTGTCCCTGCCCCTGTTTCCAAGgtctccaggctgtgcctgaggaATCCCCAGTGACGGTGACCTCACAAAGGGGACTTGCTGTGGGACCTGAGAACAGAGGGATGGGGGCTTGGGGTCATGTGCACAGGTGATGCAGGGCTCCTGGAGAGGGAGGCTGTTGGTGCAGAGACCCCCTGAATGGGTCCCTGTGGggccctgcagtgagcaggggaTGGTGGCTGGGGCATCTCCACCAGGGATCAGTTAAAGACCCACAACAAGGTGAGATCCTGGCGCGGGGACTCCCAGGCAGGTGGAATGGGGAGCGTGCAGCCCGAGGGACAGTGCAACaaggagccagagctgggtgAGCTGAGGACCCCCAGACGGGTGGGTGGTGAGCTGGACACTTTGCATGGGTTCCCCAAGGTCCTTGGAGCCCGAGGGGACAAGGACATGGGGCCTTGTGTGGGTGGTCCTGGGACCTGTCTGTGACGGGAGATGGTGTAAGAGGGACTggaggtgtttggggtgggagcAAAGGGTTGGGGTGTCTCAGGGAGTGTTGTCATGTCAAAGCCTCCATGTGATGAGTGATGGGCTGGTGTAACTTTGTGACAGACCCTCAGGAGCCAGTcagtgctggtggtggtggtgacatATTTCCTAGAAGGGGTCTTGTGCCCCTTTTCCACCCACTCCGCTGGCCTTTTGAGGCCTGGCTGTGTAGGGGGTGAAGTTGGAAAAGCTCTGGTAGAATAAAGGAGCTAGAGACATCTCAGGCTTTCATGCAGGAGAACTTTATTGAGACAAAAGagtgaaaagagaagaggaacaaaTGGGAGAGATGCGGTGTGAGGTGCAAGTAGGGCGACCATCAGGTGAGGTGCTTTGCTTGCAGGAGATATTGGTGTGAGAGTGAGAAGGGCAGGTGCACGGGGTGTCAGCTGTGGTGGCAAGGAGCCTCAGCAGGTGCCGGAGCAGCCCAGGCCTGCCAGACCACAGCCCAGGCCTCCCAGGCCGTAGCCAAAGCCACGGCCATAGCCCAGGCCGTAACCTCTGGCCCCAAAGCCGCCGGagatgggctgtccctggacgttgagctccgtgcccagggcagcccctgcggtGGATCCGACGAAggagctctgggggaaggaggtcatgatgggccctgggaaggtgacgcggacgggggagggctggatgaggacggtggagtcctggcactgcctgacacagggctcgttgcagctgttggccagcggggtgggTCCGCAGGGGCGGCAGAGGTCGTAGCAGGCCATGGGTGTGGTGTGGAggggccctgggagggcaggcaagagaagagcagagcagagaaggtgagagcagagaggggtgtgaggcagGTGCGGGCGGTGGGGGTGCTCGGGGCGGtgttgcaggagggctggtgagtggggaggctggtgtggggctgtggggaggcgtgagggctgctgaggctggggcagagtgTGCTGGGCGAGAGGGGCCAGGGGGGCGgtgtgtcaggagcaggagggggttgtgaggggctggaggctcacctggttgtgggcagagaaggcaggagaaggcgtcaggagaagggtgggagggagagaggtgCTGGGCCGGCTTTTATGCTGCTCCCGCAGGGGCGGCACAGCCTTggcccagcactgtcagctggTGGCACCTTTGAGGAGTTGGTTTTTTGGAGGATTGGATTGTTGGATGTGTGTCAGGGAGGACCAAATAAACAACGCAAGAGAGGTTTGATGTCATCAGTGAGGTCACCCCGTGTCCCTcgtgtgctgtggtttgtggttGTGTTGAGAATTGTTGATCCTCTTGTTCTGTGTGACTGGATGTCCATCAGTCAATGTGTTGCACCCAGGAATGGGCAGGGAGCCATTTGATGTCCTGGGGAGGACAGTCTCCAATGCCTTAGAAAGGTCACAGTCCCTGGGAGCCCTTCCTGATGGATGAAGGAGAACTGCTGCCCTTGTCTCTGGAATGGGATCAAGAGAGAGGACCTGGAAACCCAGAGGCTGCTCCGGCTGAACTTGTTCCATTGTTGTGATCCATttggatttttgaaattttcactTGGTCATTTAAATTGGATTTTGTGGCCTGATTAAGAAATGCAATAAACAAAGACCCAACAGGGCTCAATCCCTTTTTGGCCAGGCTGCTCTGTGGCATCAATTCCCTCCTTCCACATTCAAGCCATGAGGTTCCATAAGGTAGAAGTTGTAAGAAAACTAATAGGTTGTAACATCCTGTAGCTGGGAGCAAATAACTATGTTTACTAGAGGAAAGTTGGcatgcttctctctcctcctctgtcacaAGAAAGGCATTCCTTTGTGGAATTCTGTGCTTCCATGTCCTGCCCTTGAGGCCGTGTCCATCTGACCTTGGCAGCAGGTTTTAATTGTGAGCATTAGAGGGCAAAGGCTGGAGTTGATGGTGGGTGTCAGGGAGGGCTGAAGATGTGAGCAAAGCTTTGGAGAGGTGGGGTGTGATGAGTGAGGTCCTCCCATGTCCCtggtgtgctgtggtttggggtgTGTTGTGAGGAGGTGCCCCAAAgcatcccagccctgtcaggctgctctgggctgtccCATCTACCTGGTGGGAGGTGTTGCCCCTTTCTTTCACCTTCCATTCCTCTCCCCTTTGTTTCCACCTGTCTAAGCCTGACACTGGACCTGACTTTTCCTACTGACTGTGCTCGGGGGGGGGGTTTGGTGCCCCTCCTGCTTTTAAGGTTTGGATAGCTGGGGTCTTTTGGGCCCTGTCCTGGGCTGAGTGGCAGGGACTGAGGTCTCTCCTCTGGGCATCTTTTCTGTCTGATGGGCAGCAAGAGGATTTGGAGGTGTCCAGGGTTGTTGGACACAAGCACTGCATGATGCCAGAGAATGGAAACAAACCTGGGTCATGTCAGTGCCCAGTGTGTTGGGGTGAGAagtgtgtgcagggctgggcccagagccTTGGGCTGAGTGTCCCAAAGTGCAGATGGGAACAagtgtgcagtgctggagcccaggagctgcatccATTGGGCCAAGACTGCAAACCTGAGTGGTGATGGCCATGGCCACGTCCTGGAGTTGAGCAAGGGCAGGGGCAAAGTCCTGTTTGTGGGGAGGGGTCAGCGCAGGTAGGAGGAATGTCTGGCGGCTAATTTGATAAATGCTTTTCATAAAATTCCTCTCTAATCAGATTAAGTCTTTGTGTGCCTGGTGGAGAAGAAATGGCCAAGGAGATGGCCATGTAGCAGTGTGGGAAAAGGGGCCAGAAGTCTGCAGGTCAGAATTGGGACAGGTGTGAGCAAGCAGTGGGAGGTGACTCTTGCTGCCTCCTCAGCACTGGTGCTGTGCCATGTGAGgtctgtgggcagtgctgggctctccaGTGGAAGAAGCTGATGGACTTGAGGAATGCAGAACAGTTGAGGTCCATCAAGATTCTAAAGAGGCCGGAGGATGTTGGCtagaggagaggctgagagagctgggagtggcAGGAGACAAGGCTGGCCAGGGGAGTGTCATGAGTGTGTGTGAatccctgctggcagggacTGAAGTGGAGGGAGCCAGCTCTTGTCAGTAGAACACACGGGCAGGACAAGGGGCCATGGACACAAGGGAAACAGATGGAATTGCATGGGCAAAGAAGACAAGCCTTGTTCTGTGTGAGAGAGGTCAGAGAGTGGCAGAGGAGGTGGAGTCTGTGTGCCTGGAGATGTGACGCTGAACTGACCATGGTCCTGGCCAAGCTGctcttgctggttttgtttgagcAGGAGGGATGAAGCACTTGCAGTGCATCGTGGCCAAGTGGGTGAtgttgtgtctgtgctgggaaggttgagGAGTTGTGGTGGGGAAACGAGtttgtgcag is part of the Chiroxiphia lanceolata isolate bChiLan1 chromosome 1, bChiLan1.pri, whole genome shotgun sequence genome and encodes:
- the LOC116794316 gene encoding feather keratin B-4-like — its product is MACYDLCRPCGPTPLANSCNEPCVRQCQDSTVLIQPSPVRVTFPGPIMTSFPQSSFVGSTAGAALGTELNVQGQPISGGFGARGYGLGYGRGFGYGLGGLGCGLAGLGCSGTC